One Xiphophorus hellerii strain 12219 chromosome 24, Xiphophorus_hellerii-4.1, whole genome shotgun sequence DNA window includes the following coding sequences:
- the LOC116716300 gene encoding uncharacterized protein LOC116716300 yields MVKDVSCVKIEQDFIMLFGEDLSGKFIARWPTFYKPKVITVSKSLRQSVHLDDLLSAQEESSDYEWDSDLAAILLLVHLLPLTAKGKKHVKISATEAADRLVKFMKVGTSMATFLGKVESAQPFLLSVGEKKSRIQKFYIILDQKPNPCVAQTAVAAFDELFKAHFVFAVSYDATLFNFYTFIQTTVYGIDAATTKESPRVKEIRS; encoded by the exons ATGGTAAAAGATGTGAGTTGTGTCAAG aTTGAGCAGGACTTCATCATGCTCTTTGGAGAAGACCTCTCGGGGAAGTTCATTGCAAGATGGCCAACGTTCTACAAACCAAAGGTCATCACTGTCAGCAAAAGCCTTCGACAGAGCGTTCACCTGGATGACCTTCTGTCTGCTCAGGAGGAATCAAGTGATTATG AATGGGATAGCGACTTGGCAGCCATTCTCCTGCTGGTTCATCTCTTGCCTCTAACCGCCAAAGGgaagaaacatgtaaaaattagTGCAACTGAGGCAGCTGATCGTCTTGTGAAGTTCATGAAG GTGGGGACAAGCATGGCGACATTCCTTGGAAAAGTTGAATCTGCACAGCCCTTCCTCCTCAGCGTTGGAGAGAAGAAGAGCCGTATTCAGAAGTTCTACATCATCCTGGATCAGAAGCCCAATCCTTGTGTGGCACAGACTGCAGTGGCTGCCTTCGATGAACTTTTTAAGGCGCActttgtgtttgctgtgtcctACGATGCAACCCTCTTCAACTTCTACACATTCATCCAAACAACAGTTTATGGGATTGATGCGGCAACAACAAAGGAGAGCCCCAGAGTCAAGGAAATCAGA